In Pseudomonas putida, a genomic segment contains:
- a CDS encoding TonB-dependent siderophore receptor has protein sequence MPTPQRLSSLTPTLVLKWSLKKPAAAMSIGLAMSYPCFAAQAQEMAFRIPAQSLNSALQSFAKQTNIQVLYSPDDVAGLRTQGINGQFTIERAIGELLRGSPVSYSFTDNTLTLTARSNAAVELGATNVDANKLGATTEGTGSYTTGSAQTATKLPLSLRETPQSVTVITRQRIEDQNLANLNDVVQNTPGLTLRRTGPERSSYYARGFSLDNIMYDGLPTSLDSSQVSQDLLSADMAMYDRVEVVRGATGLMQGAGNPSAAINLIRKRPTREFQASIEGSAGTWDRYRTEVDVSGPLNDTGSVRGRMVTAYQTGNSFRDTLENERNLFYGIMEADLNDSTTLTLSASRQQDNNNGNGWTGIPVGVGGKDLHLSRSTSLSNDWEYWDKVSTSAYAALEHILDNGWKLNLSATKTWADLDMLGTYIVFPAATQVYNQYVGAGHYRETQNSFDAYASGPFRLMDRDHELVVGASHRRVVFNGDVPYNILLNSDIDPANWDSGATPKPESQDKYGWQNTNAKLNSVYATTRLSLADPLKLILGSRLDWYENNTTQPYKDTESELKETRHVTKYAGLIYDLNDNHSVYVSYTDIFKPQNYLDESGSIIAPITGKNYELGIKGEYFDGALNASAAIFQIDQENRAKSFSCNTSFATTCYEASGKVRSKGIELEVQGQLTPNWQLAAGYTFAEAKYVKDTNEANEGRLFDTDIPRHLFKMSTTYTLPGQFNQWRVGTSLYHQNRIYNKGTTYMIEQDGYTLVDFMVGFKPTEHIDARLNLNNAFDKKYYNSLSNNVTVPSNVYGDPRNLMLSVKYTF, from the coding sequence ATGCCAACCCCCCAACGCTTGTCTTCACTGACGCCCACCCTGGTGCTCAAGTGGTCGCTGAAAAAGCCAGCCGCCGCGATGTCCATCGGCCTGGCCATGAGCTACCCGTGCTTCGCCGCGCAGGCTCAGGAAATGGCGTTCCGCATCCCCGCGCAATCGCTGAATTCTGCCCTGCAGAGCTTTGCCAAGCAGACCAATATCCAGGTGCTGTACAGCCCGGACGATGTCGCCGGCCTCAGGACCCAGGGCATCAACGGCCAGTTCACGATCGAAAGGGCCATCGGCGAGCTGCTGCGGGGCAGCCCAGTGTCGTACTCGTTCACCGACAACACGCTGACCCTGACGGCGAGAAGCAATGCAGCCGTGGAACTGGGCGCGACCAACGTGGACGCGAACAAGCTTGGGGCAACCACCGAAGGTACCGGCTCCTACACCACCGGTTCCGCGCAGACGGCCACCAAGCTGCCGCTGTCCCTGCGCGAGACGCCGCAATCGGTGACGGTCATCACTCGCCAACGCATCGAGGACCAGAACCTGGCCAACCTCAATGATGTGGTGCAGAACACGCCCGGCCTGACCCTTCGCCGCACCGGTCCCGAGCGTTCCTCGTACTACGCCCGTGGCTTCTCGCTCGACAACATCATGTACGACGGCCTGCCCACCAGCCTGGACAGCTCCCAGGTTTCCCAGGACCTGCTGTCGGCCGACATGGCCATGTACGACCGGGTCGAAGTGGTGCGCGGCGCCACTGGCCTGATGCAAGGTGCTGGCAACCCTTCTGCGGCGATCAACCTGATCCGCAAGCGGCCGACCCGCGAATTCCAGGCCAGCATCGAAGGCAGCGCGGGTACCTGGGACCGCTATCGCACCGAGGTCGATGTGTCCGGTCCGCTGAACGACACAGGGTCCGTTCGCGGCCGGATGGTGACGGCGTATCAGACCGGCAACAGCTTCCGCGATACGCTGGAAAACGAGCGCAACCTTTTCTACGGCATCATGGAAGCCGACCTCAACGACAGCACCACCTTGACCCTGAGCGCTTCGCGCCAGCAGGACAACAACAACGGCAACGGCTGGACCGGCATCCCGGTAGGCGTCGGCGGCAAGGACCTGCACCTGTCGCGTTCGACCTCGCTGAGCAACGACTGGGAGTACTGGGACAAGGTCAGCACCTCGGCCTATGCCGCGCTGGAGCACATCCTGGACAACGGCTGGAAACTCAACCTCTCGGCCACCAAGACCTGGGCCGACCTGGACATGCTCGGCACCTACATCGTCTTTCCCGCAGCCACGCAGGTCTATAACCAGTACGTCGGTGCCGGTCACTACCGGGAAACCCAGAACAGCTTCGACGCCTATGCCAGTGGTCCGTTTCGCCTGATGGACCGCGACCATGAACTGGTGGTCGGTGCCAGCCACCGACGCGTGGTGTTCAACGGCGACGTGCCCTACAACATTCTTCTGAACAGCGATATCGACCCTGCGAACTGGGATTCGGGTGCCACGCCAAAACCCGAGAGCCAGGATAAGTATGGTTGGCAGAACACCAACGCCAAGCTCAACAGTGTCTACGCCACCACCCGACTGAGCCTGGCCGACCCGTTGAAGCTGATTCTCGGCAGCCGTCTGGACTGGTATGAGAACAACACTACCCAGCCTTACAAGGACACCGAGAGCGAGTTGAAGGAAACCCGCCATGTCACCAAATACGCCGGCCTGATCTACGACCTGAATGACAACCACAGTGTCTACGTCAGCTATACCGATATCTTCAAACCGCAGAACTACCTGGATGAGTCCGGCAGTATCATTGCCCCTATCACCGGCAAGAACTATGAGCTGGGTATCAAGGGTGAGTACTTCGATGGCGCGCTGAACGCATCTGCCGCCATCTTCCAGATCGACCAGGAGAATCGCGCCAAATCCTTCAGTTGTAATACCTCGTTCGCCACTACGTGTTACGAGGCATCGGGCAAGGTACGCAGCAAGGGTATCGAACTGGAAGTGCAGGGTCAGCTGACCCCGAACTGGCAACTGGCCGCCGGCTACACCTTCGCCGAGGCCAAGTATGTGAAGGATACCAACGAAGCGAACGAAGGCCGTCTGTTCGACACCGACATTCCCCGCCACCTGTTCAAGATGAGCACCACCTACACCCTGCCTGGCCAATTCAACCAGTGGCGCGTAGGCACCTCGCTGTACCACCAGAACCGCATCTACAACAAAGGCACGACATACATGATCGAGCAGGATGGCTACACCCTGGTCGACTTCATGGTGGGCTTCAAGCCGACCGAGCACATCGACGCACGCCTGAACCTGAACAATGCGTTCGACAAGAAGTACTACAACTCGCTCAGCAACAACGTCACCGTGCCGAGCAACGTCTACGGTGACCCACGCAACCTGATGTTGTCGGTCAAGTACACGTTCTGA
- a CDS encoding non-ribosomal peptide synthetase — protein sequence MNAEQSLKLARRFIELPLEKRRLFLAGLQQEGIDFSLFPIPANVTGSDRDGLSYAQRRMAFLWQLAPQGAAYNLPMAVRLNGPLNLQVLQSAFDQMVARHESLRTHLQAEGDQLRQVVLPPSAAMIVRRDLGALPQAEREAQVSAVAEAEAQAPFDLLQGPLWRVQLLHLDVEEHVLLLTLHHIIADGWSLNVLIQEFVQLYDAACNQADAALPALPIQYRDYALWQRSWLEAGEQARQLAYWQAKLGDDHSPLELPLDYPRPAVPSHRGARLELQVPPALVERIADLAKAQGATLFMVLLASFKLLLQRYSGQRAVRVGVPVANRHRAEVEGLIGCFINTQVLHTEIDPLIDVAELLRRVKDTALGAQAHQDLPFERLVEALDFDRSSGHSPLFQVLFNHQAAIADAGQIRLGSGLSLEKVALQKHSARFDLALDTYESGGRLHAVFTYAQELFAPQSVAAMSQHWLVLLEALAADPGVRVGELALAADAPATQLPEVADVDETLCIHTLIDTAASAHPQRVAAVSGDESITYAALQARSDALARRLLDIGVAVDERVGLVADRSIDMLVGMLAVLKAGAAYLPLEPDQPSSRLAFMLADSGVKRLLGRIDPSSVPLDVACIALDGEQQTQPLRQVPVHGGNLAYVIYTSGTTGTPKGVAVSHGALVNYVAGVTQRLPMAQLERLAMVSTPAADLGHTLLFGALCNGKTLHLLAKDQVLDADVFAGYMAQHEIDALKIVPSHLQAMLAAGAAALPARCLVLGGEACACALLERIAALAPGLAVINHYGPTETTVGVLTHAMGRQPLLGRPLQNSRAYVLDACLQPVPGAARGELHIAGMGLARGYLGKPGLTAERFVPDPLGAPGTRMYRSGDWVRQTAEGNLQFAGRIDGQVKIRGYRVELAEIDNCLRQQPGIDNVVVRLVGKEGDAQLAAYLVPQAWPADEDARRTFVDGVRARLRQALPEHLVPQYLALLERLPVTANGKVDTRALPEPVATVAEYRAPCTPMQIQVAAIWANVLQVGQVGLDDNFFALGGHSLLATQVVSRIRQQLNVDVALRALFDTTDLQGFAEVVESLGQALDSDIARVDREQPLPVSHAQYRQWMFWKLNPDSTAYNTPLAVRLQGGLDRAALQAAFDQLVARHETLRTVFEERQGVPYQCVQPARPVAIAEHDLSDQPVEALTQHLQASAAEPFDLGNGPLIRVQLLRVGTDEHVLSIVLHHIVSDGWSMGVMVSELVTTYNAFAAGQPLQRTPLAVQYADYASWQRERLASGQLQAQLAYWREALEDDFSVLELPADRLRAQVQSYRGGRIDIHLPAELTSRLRSLAVQGNASLFHVFLASFALLLSRYSGRETLNIGVPATNRNRLELEGLIGFFVNTLVARVAVDPLQSFPQLLASVKETALQAQAHKDIPFDVLVEELKPERGLGYNPLFQVMYNHLDAVGERVSSDSMQGISASEIDLAEHTSQFDLSLNTLERSDGVMAVINYASDLFDAPRIQRMGEHWLNLLQAIASHADEPLAELPMIGGVERQRMLVEWNRNAQPYPAEQCVHQLIEDQAARTPDAVALVHGLQEMTYAQLNRRANQLARYLREQGVGPEVLVGVALERGLDLVVGLLAIFKTGGAYVPLDPAYPQERLAYMLQDSQARVLLSQGSLLERLPEATSAKVVLLDSLVLHHYAEENLETFGSPRNLALTIYTSGSTGRPKGVLLEQRNITALIGWALAQYSQDDLKGVLAATSVCFDLSLWELFVTLSAGGYAVIAANALALSSLAARDRVRLINTVPSAIKALYDAGHIPASVRIINTAGETLKQALVDQLYGLGHVQHVYDLYGPSEDTTYSTCTRREANGPANIGRPLPNSAGYVLDGTGNPRPIGAAGEMCLAGAGLARGYLGRPALTAEKFLPDPFDTSAQGGGRLYRSGDLTRYRDDGVIEFVGRIDHQVKIRGFRVELGEIEQTLLAHASVREAVVIDVEGPGGRQLVAYLVAQGEIPDLRAHLRTTLPDYMVPAHLVRLDALPLTPNGKLDRKALPAPDVSVQQLAYVAPQSELQRQVAAIWAEALEIDQVGLGDNFFELGGHSLLATQVTARLQVQLQFELPLLALFQARDLEHYVQSIARDDTGSSDDLDDLERLLGELEAPEEQMS from the coding sequence ATGAATGCCGAACAATCGTTGAAACTCGCTCGCCGCTTTATCGAACTGCCGCTGGAAAAACGCCGTTTGTTCCTGGCTGGCCTGCAACAAGAGGGTATCGACTTTTCCCTGTTTCCGATCCCTGCCAACGTGACCGGCAGTGATCGCGACGGGCTGTCCTACGCCCAGCGGCGCATGGCGTTTCTCTGGCAACTGGCACCCCAGGGCGCGGCCTACAACCTGCCGATGGCAGTGCGCCTCAACGGCCCGTTGAACCTGCAGGTCCTGCAAAGCGCCTTCGACCAGATGGTGGCCCGTCATGAAAGCCTGCGCACGCATTTGCAGGCAGAAGGCGATCAACTGCGCCAGGTCGTGCTCCCGCCATCGGCGGCCATGATCGTTCGGCGTGACCTTGGCGCTCTGCCTCAAGCCGAGCGCGAAGCACAGGTCAGCGCTGTGGCCGAGGCCGAGGCGCAAGCACCTTTCGACCTGTTGCAGGGGCCGCTGTGGCGCGTGCAACTGCTGCACCTGGACGTCGAAGAACACGTGTTGCTGCTCACCCTGCACCACATCATCGCGGACGGCTGGTCGCTCAACGTGCTGATCCAAGAGTTCGTCCAGCTTTACGATGCCGCCTGCAACCAGGCCGACGCGGCCTTGCCGGCTTTGCCGATCCAGTACCGCGACTACGCGCTGTGGCAGCGCAGCTGGCTGGAGGCGGGCGAACAGGCGCGACAACTGGCTTACTGGCAAGCCAAGCTGGGTGACGATCACAGCCCGCTGGAGCTGCCACTGGACTACCCCCGCCCAGCAGTACCGAGCCACCGCGGAGCGCGCCTTGAACTGCAAGTGCCGCCAGCGCTGGTGGAGCGGATCGCAGACCTGGCCAAAGCCCAGGGCGCGACGCTGTTCATGGTGCTGTTGGCTTCCTTCAAGCTGCTGCTGCAGCGCTACAGCGGCCAGCGAGCCGTACGCGTGGGCGTCCCGGTGGCCAACCGTCATCGGGCGGAAGTGGAAGGCCTGATCGGCTGTTTCATCAATACCCAGGTGCTGCATACCGAGATCGATCCGTTGATCGACGTGGCCGAGTTGCTGCGCCGGGTCAAGGACACCGCGCTCGGTGCCCAGGCGCACCAGGACCTGCCTTTCGAGCGCCTGGTCGAAGCGCTGGATTTCGACCGCAGCAGTGGCCATAGTCCGTTGTTCCAGGTGTTGTTCAACCACCAGGCGGCCATCGCCGATGCCGGGCAGATTCGCCTGGGCAGCGGCCTGAGCCTGGAGAAGGTCGCGCTGCAAAAGCACAGTGCGCGCTTCGACCTGGCCTTGGATACCTACGAGAGCGGCGGGCGCCTGCACGCGGTGTTCACCTATGCCCAGGAGCTGTTCGCCCCGCAGAGCGTGGCTGCGATGAGCCAGCACTGGCTGGTCTTGCTCGAAGCTCTGGCAGCAGATCCCGGCGTCAGGGTCGGCGAGCTGGCGCTGGCAGCCGATGCACCGGCTACGCAGTTGCCAGAGGTGGCCGATGTCGATGAAACCCTGTGCATCCACACCCTGATCGACACCGCCGCCAGCGCTCATCCCCAGCGTGTCGCGGCGGTCAGCGGTGACGAATCGATCACCTACGCAGCGCTGCAGGCCCGCTCCGATGCCCTGGCCCGGCGGTTGCTGGATATCGGCGTGGCAGTGGACGAGCGGGTAGGGCTGGTGGCCGATCGCTCGATCGACATGCTGGTCGGCATGCTGGCCGTGCTCAAAGCCGGTGCTGCCTACCTGCCACTGGAACCGGATCAACCATCGAGCCGCCTGGCGTTCATGCTCGCAGACAGTGGCGTGAAACGCCTGCTGGGGCGCATCGACCCGTCCAGCGTGCCCCTCGACGTGGCCTGTATCGCCCTGGACGGCGAGCAGCAGACGCAGCCGTTGCGCCAGGTGCCGGTACATGGCGGCAACCTCGCCTACGTCATCTATACCTCGGGCACCACCGGCACGCCCAAGGGCGTAGCCGTCAGCCACGGCGCTCTGGTGAACTATGTGGCAGGCGTGACGCAGCGGCTGCCCATGGCGCAGCTGGAACGGCTGGCCATGGTCAGCACGCCGGCTGCGGACCTTGGGCATACCCTGCTGTTCGGCGCCCTGTGCAACGGCAAGACCTTGCACCTGTTGGCCAAGGACCAGGTGCTGGACGCCGATGTCTTCGCCGGCTACATGGCGCAGCATGAAATCGACGCGCTGAAGATCGTGCCGTCGCACCTGCAAGCCATGCTGGCCGCCGGTGCCGCAGCCTTGCCGGCGCGTTGCCTGGTTCTGGGCGGCGAGGCCTGCGCCTGTGCGTTGCTGGAGCGAATCGCCGCGCTGGCGCCTGGGTTGGCGGTGATCAACCACTACGGCCCCACGGAAACCACCGTAGGCGTGCTGACCCATGCGATGGGCCGTCAGCCGCTGCTGGGCCGTCCGCTGCAGAACAGCCGCGCCTACGTCCTTGACGCTTGCCTGCAGCCGGTACCGGGCGCCGCGCGGGGTGAACTGCATATCGCCGGCATGGGCCTGGCGCGTGGCTACCTCGGCAAACCGGGCTTGACCGCCGAGCGTTTCGTCCCCGATCCGCTGGGCGCTCCCGGCACCCGCATGTATCGCAGTGGCGACTGGGTGCGGCAAACCGCCGAAGGAAACCTGCAATTCGCCGGGCGTATCGATGGCCAGGTCAAGATCCGTGGCTACCGCGTCGAGCTGGCGGAAATCGACAACTGCCTGCGCCAGCAACCTGGGATCGACAACGTCGTGGTGCGCCTGGTGGGCAAGGAGGGCGATGCCCAGTTGGCCGCCTACCTGGTGCCCCAGGCCTGGCCCGCTGACGAGGATGCACGCCGCACCTTCGTCGACGGTGTGCGCGCCCGCCTGCGTCAGGCCTTGCCGGAGCATCTGGTGCCGCAGTACCTGGCGTTGCTTGAACGCTTGCCAGTGACCGCCAATGGCAAGGTCGATACCCGGGCGTTGCCGGAGCCCGTGGCCACGGTGGCCGAGTACCGGGCCCCGTGCACGCCCATGCAGATCCAGGTCGCCGCGATCTGGGCCAATGTGTTGCAGGTCGGGCAGGTGGGGCTGGACGATAACTTCTTCGCCCTCGGCGGCCACTCGCTGCTGGCGACCCAGGTGGTATCGCGGATTCGCCAGCAACTCAACGTGGATGTGGCATTGCGGGCCTTGTTCGATACCACCGACCTGCAAGGCTTCGCCGAGGTGGTCGAGAGCCTTGGGCAAGCACTGGATAGCGACATAGCGCGGGTGGACCGCGAGCAGCCGTTGCCGGTTTCCCATGCCCAATACCGGCAATGGATGTTCTGGAAGCTCAACCCCGATAGCACTGCGTACAACACGCCGTTGGCGGTGCGCCTGCAGGGCGGGCTGGACCGCGCGGCGCTGCAGGCAGCGTTCGACCAACTGGTGGCACGCCATGAAACGCTGCGTACCGTGTTCGAGGAGCGCCAAGGCGTGCCGTACCAGTGCGTGCAGCCGGCTCGACCGGTCGCCATCGCCGAACATGATCTGAGCGACCAGCCTGTCGAGGCGCTGACCCAGCACCTGCAGGCATCAGCGGCCGAGCCCTTCGACCTGGGCAACGGACCGCTGATTCGTGTCCAGTTGCTGCGCGTCGGTACCGATGAGCATGTGCTGTCGATCGTGCTTCACCACATCGTTTCCGACGGTTGGTCCATGGGCGTGATGGTGAGCGAGCTGGTGACGACCTACAACGCGTTCGCCGCCGGGCAGCCGTTGCAGCGTACGCCCCTGGCCGTACAGTACGCCGACTACGCCAGCTGGCAGCGCGAGCGCTTGGCCAGCGGCCAGTTGCAGGCGCAGCTGGCCTATTGGCGAGAGGCCCTGGAAGACGATTTCTCGGTGTTGGAGCTACCCGCCGATCGCTTGCGTGCGCAGGTGCAGAGCTACCGCGGCGGGCGCATCGATATCCACCTGCCTGCCGAGCTGACGTCGCGTCTGCGAAGCCTGGCGGTGCAGGGCAACGCCTCGCTGTTCCACGTTTTCCTTGCCTCGTTCGCCCTGTTGCTGTCGCGCTACAGCGGGCGCGAGACCTTGAACATCGGCGTGCCGGCCACCAACCGCAACCGCCTGGAGCTGGAGGGGCTGATCGGTTTCTTCGTCAATACCCTGGTCGCTCGCGTGGCCGTTGACCCGCTGCAGTCGTTCCCGCAACTGCTGGCCAGCGTCAAGGAAACCGCCTTGCAGGCCCAGGCGCACAAGGACATTCCGTTCGATGTACTGGTGGAGGAATTGAAGCCCGAACGTGGCCTGGGCTACAACCCGCTGTTCCAGGTAATGTACAACCACCTTGATGCTGTGGGCGAGCGGGTCTCGTCCGATAGCATGCAGGGCATCAGCGCCAGCGAAATAGACCTGGCCGAACACACCTCGCAGTTCGACCTCAGCCTCAATACCCTGGAGCGCAGCGATGGGGTGATGGCCGTGATCAACTACGCCTCGGACCTGTTCGATGCGCCTCGCATCCAGCGCATGGGCGAGCATTGGCTGAACCTGCTGCAGGCCATCGCCAGTCACGCCGACGAGCCGCTCGCCGAATTGCCGATGATCGGCGGTGTCGAGCGCCAGCGGATGCTGGTCGAGTGGAACCGCAATGCACAGCCGTACCCCGCCGAGCAGTGCGTCCACCAGTTGATCGAAGACCAGGCGGCCCGCACCCCCGATGCCGTCGCCCTGGTGCATGGCCTGCAGGAAATGACCTATGCGCAGCTCAACCGCCGCGCCAACCAACTGGCTCGCTATCTGCGCGAGCAGGGCGTGGGCCCGGAAGTGCTGGTGGGCGTGGCCCTGGAGCGGGGGCTGGACCTGGTGGTCGGCTTGCTGGCGATCTTCAAGACCGGTGGTGCCTACGTGCCGCTGGATCCGGCCTACCCACAGGAGCGCTTGGCGTACATGCTGCAAGACAGCCAGGCACGGGTGCTGCTGTCCCAGGGCTCGTTGCTGGAACGCTTGCCGGAGGCCACTTCGGCCAAGGTGGTGCTGCTCGATTCGCTGGTGTTGCACCACTACGCCGAGGAAAACCTCGAGACCTTCGGCTCGCCGCGCAATCTTGCGTTGACCATCTACACCTCCGGCTCCACCGGCCGACCCAAGGGCGTGCTGCTCGAGCAGCGCAACATCACGGCGCTGATCGGTTGGGCGCTCGCCCAGTACAGCCAGGACGATCTCAAGGGCGTGCTGGCGGCGACCTCGGTGTGCTTCGACCTGTCGCTGTGGGAGCTGTTCGTGACCCTGTCGGCGGGCGGCTACGCGGTGATCGCGGCAAATGCCCTGGCGCTGTCGTCGCTGGCGGCGCGCGATCGGGTGCGCCTGATCAACACCGTGCCGTCGGCGATCAAGGCCTTGTACGACGCCGGGCACATACCTGCCAGCGTGCGCATCATCAACACGGCGGGCGAGACATTGAAGCAGGCGCTGGTGGACCAGCTCTACGGACTGGGCCACGTGCAGCATGTGTACGACCTGTATGGGCCGTCGGAAGATACCACCTACTCCACTTGCACCCGCCGCGAGGCGAACGGCCCGGCCAACATTGGCAGACCGCTGCCCAACAGCGCCGGCTACGTGCTCGACGGCACCGGCAACCCGCGACCGATCGGTGCGGCAGGGGAGATGTGCCTGGCCGGTGCTGGCCTGGCGCGGGGCTATCTGGGCCGCCCGGCGCTGACTGCCGAGAAGTTCTTGCCCGACCCGTTCGACACCAGCGCGCAGGGCGGTGGCCGCCTGTACCGCAGCGGTGACCTGACCCGCTACCGCGACGACGGGGTGATCGAGTTCGTCGGGCGTATCGACCACCAGGTGAAGATCCGCGGTTTTCGCGTCGAGCTGGGTGAGATCGAGCAGACGCTGCTCGCCCATGCCTCGGTGCGCGAGGCGGTGGTGATCGACGTCGAGGGCCCGGGTGGCCGGCAGTTGGTGGCCTATCTGGTAGCGCAAGGGGAGATCCCGGACTTGCGCGCGCATCTGCGCACCACACTGCCGGACTATATGGTCCCGGCACACCTGGTGCGGCTCGATGCGCTGCCACTGACGCCCAACGGCAAGCTCGACCGCAAAGCGCTGCCGGCGCCGGATGTCAGCGTCCAGCAGTTGGCCTACGTGGCACCGCAAAGCGAGTTGCAGCGGCAGGTCGCGGCGATCTGGGCCGAGGCGCTGGAGATCGACCAGGTGGGGCTTGGCGATAATTTCTTCGAGTTGGGTGGGCATTCGTTGCTGGCCACGCAGGTCACGGCGCGGTTGCAGGTGCAGTTGCAGTTCGAGCTGCCGCTGCTGGCGCTGTTCCAGGCCCGGGATCTTGAGCACTATGTGCAGAGCATCGCCCGCGATGACACTGGCAGCAGTGATGACCTCGACGATCTGGAGCGTCTGCTCGGGGAGCTGGAGGCGCCTGAAGAGCAGATGTCGTAG